The Paenibacillus sp. RUD330 genome has a segment encoding these proteins:
- the alr gene encoding alanine racemase: protein MDEAAFYRPTAAHISLDALAHNIAAFRSTLPARMKMMASVKANAYGHGLIQVAREAEARGIDYLGVAFLDEALSIRRAGIAAPILVLGYVPPEGLPAARRHDVSIALFREDVLEAAASLPEDEGRRLKVHIKVDTGMGRLGTLADGSGAAERFIEKALSIPQLQVDGVFTHFAKADEADKSYTLLQYERFAGIMHYVRSRSLPIPILHSANTAAGMDTPELGGDMLRLGIGMYGLYPSDEVEVGRIGLRPVMSLKTEVVHVKTVPPGWGVSYGTRFVSAADTRIGTLPVGYADGFSRMLTGKAEVLLRGRRVPVVGTICMDQCMIALAAADEADSSAVRPGEEVVLIGSQGEETISAEEVAGKLGTINYELTCMLAARVPRIYARGGAVVEVSNPLLGGGM from the coding sequence ATGGATGAAGCGGCATTTTATCGGCCGACCGCAGCTCATATTTCCCTGGATGCCCTGGCTCACAACATCGCAGCCTTCCGCTCCACGCTGCCGGCGCGAATGAAGATGATGGCATCCGTCAAGGCGAATGCCTATGGACACGGCCTCATCCAGGTCGCCCGCGAAGCCGAGGCTCGCGGAATCGACTATCTGGGTGTGGCTTTTCTTGACGAAGCTCTCTCGATCCGCAGAGCGGGCATTGCGGCGCCGATTCTCGTGCTGGGATACGTTCCGCCGGAGGGACTGCCGGCGGCGCGCCGGCATGATGTATCCATCGCCTTATTCCGGGAGGATGTTCTGGAAGCGGCGGCATCGCTGCCCGAGGATGAAGGGCGCAGGCTTAAGGTTCATATCAAAGTGGATACCGGAATGGGCAGGCTCGGGACGCTCGCCGACGGCAGCGGAGCTGCCGAACGGTTCATCGAGAAGGCGCTCTCGATTCCGCAGCTTCAGGTCGACGGAGTGTTCACCCACTTCGCCAAGGCGGATGAGGCCGACAAGAGCTACACGCTCCTGCAATACGAGCGGTTCGCCGGGATCATGCATTACGTGCGCAGCCGCAGCCTTCCGATTCCGATCCTGCACAGCGCGAATACGGCGGCAGGCATGGATACGCCGGAGCTCGGCGGCGACATGCTCCGACTCGGCATCGGCATGTACGGCCTCTATCCTTCGGATGAAGTGGAGGTCGGAAGAATCGGCTTGCGGCCGGTCATGTCCCTGAAGACCGAAGTCGTGCATGTGAAGACAGTGCCCCCTGGCTGGGGAGTGAGCTACGGCACCCGCTTCGTTTCCGCCGCCGATACCCGCATCGGCACGCTGCCGGTCGGGTATGCAGACGGCTTCAGCCGGATGCTCACCGGCAAGGCCGAAGTGCTGCTGCGAGGCCGCAGAGTGCCGGTCGTCGGCACGATCTGCATGGATCAGTGCATGATCGCGCTTGCAGCCGCGGACGAGGCGGATAGTTCGGCGGTGCGCCCGGGCGAGGAAGTCGTGCTCATCGGCTCCCAAGGCGAGGAGACGATTTCGGCCGAGGAAGTGGCCGGCAAGCTCGGCACGATCAATTATGAGCTTACTTGCATGCTGGCTGCGCGAGTGCCGCGAATTTATGCGCGCGGCGGCGCAGTCGTCGAAGTGTCGAATCCGCTTCTCGGCGGAGGGATGTGA
- a CDS encoding CopG family ribbon-helix-helix protein, with amino-acid sequence MANLQNTKRIMISIPDQLLEEVDGIVAKENSNRSEFIRQAMKLYLVERKKRQIRELMQRGYLEMAKINLNMASEAFHAEEDADRALGRLVSGV; translated from the coding sequence GTGGCCAATCTGCAGAATACCAAACGAATCATGATCAGTATCCCGGACCAGCTCCTTGAAGAAGTGGACGGAATCGTCGCCAAAGAGAACTCCAACCGCAGCGAGTTCATCCGGCAGGCGATGAAACTTTACCTGGTGGAGCGCAAAAAACGTCAGATCCGTGAATTGATGCAGCGCGGTTATCTGGAAATGGCTAAGATCAACTTGAACATGGCCTCGGAAGCTTTCCACGCGGAGGAAGACGCAGACCGTGCGCTGGGCCGCCTCGTCAGCGGGGTGTAG
- a CDS encoding type II toxin-antitoxin system PemK/MazF family toxin — protein sequence MIVKRGDVFFADLSPVVGSEQGGVRPVLVLQNDIGNRFSPTVIVAAITAQIQKAKLPTHVEIDAKAHGFDRDSVILLEQIRTIDKQRLTDKITHLDDEMMRHVDDALQISVGLIDF from the coding sequence TTGATCGTCAAACGCGGCGACGTATTCTTTGCAGACTTATCTCCCGTCGTAGGCTCCGAGCAAGGCGGCGTGCGCCCGGTGCTTGTCCTTCAGAACGATATCGGCAACCGCTTCAGCCCGACGGTCATCGTAGCGGCCATTACGGCCCAGATCCAGAAGGCGAAGCTTCCTACCCATGTTGAGATCGACGCCAAGGCTCATGGCTTCGATCGCGATTCGGTCATCCTGCTCGAGCAGATCCGCACGATCGACAAGCAGCGCCTTACGGACAAGATCACGCATCTCGACGACGAGATGATGAGACATGTCGACGACGCGCTGCAGATCAGCGTCGGTCTGATCGACTTCTAA
- a CDS encoding SAF domain-containing protein, whose product MFKRNQKSTAFLAAALSAVLVYGLYQVQSKMLERQQSVQIVAPKRFIAAGERIAADDLRYMAIPEQAFNSDMMTDMDLAAGKEAVVPLGEDEPLRSWKMDGYRLMPAKNESTFQLPRSYVLSVSNGIRAGDRVQLYVSGAAELSERLFPEPVIVASVKTGGNQEIDDMDNPNLLSLAAGDREKMYASRRDANGRIEDINLNLTEEQWLRIDSLCKSGESKLVVAYSPDSLNAVAAAALGGRP is encoded by the coding sequence ATGTTCAAACGAAATCAGAAATCCACCGCTTTTCTGGCAGCTGCGCTATCCGCCGTACTTGTATACGGCCTTTATCAAGTCCAATCGAAAATGCTGGAGAGGCAGCAGTCGGTGCAGATCGTCGCTCCCAAGCGCTTCATCGCAGCCGGAGAGAGGATAGCTGCGGATGATCTCCGTTATATGGCGATTCCGGAGCAGGCGTTCAATTCCGACATGATGACGGATATGGATTTGGCGGCAGGAAAGGAGGCTGTCGTCCCCCTTGGGGAAGACGAGCCGCTTCGAAGCTGGAAGATGGACGGATACCGGCTGATGCCGGCCAAGAACGAATCCACCTTCCAGCTCCCCCGAAGCTACGTGCTTTCGGTATCCAACGGCATCCGCGCCGGCGATCGGGTACAGCTGTATGTCTCGGGAGCGGCAGAACTGTCGGAAAGGCTGTTCCCGGAACCCGTCATCGTCGCTTCGGTGAAGACCGGAGGAAACCAGGAGATCGACGACATGGACAATCCCAATCTGCTGTCGCTTGCCGCCGGCGACCGCGAGAAGATGTATGCTTCCCGCCGGGATGCGAACGGAAGGATCGAGGACATCAACCTGAATCTAACGGAAGAGCAATGGCTGCGGATCGATTCGCTCTGCAAATCGGGAGAGAGCAAGCTCGTCGTTGCCTACAGCCCCGACTCGCTCAACGCTGTGGCGGCCGCCGCACTGGGAGGCAGGCCATGA
- a CDS encoding ATPase, T2SS/T4P/T4SS family — MSGEKKFSPSAYSAKLKNEDSNESLPKQAGVPVVRMMMKEDAADEDQARKPSDFAKAADDMRAYLASPRGLTEEERREYGEKLNRAVLGYSGERKEILALITDRLLRLRIHELPGTAGGYPSLAEALFAEVIGLGALELVLQERTGLEEIQVVGTRIYVMREGRVSRSPCRFQSLKEVERIQQNLVLYNNDRINPRKRWAEVMLRDGTRVTMTGFGFTSQPTLTLRFYASRAFRLEELISPECGTMNAAMAAMLRAALECRYNLVIIGPTGSGKTHLLKALIAELPDDERLVTLESRLEMMLSRDFPTKNAVEYEMDEDDPLHRSGQAFKLALRQSPDRIIHAEIRDEDANIYVRACTRGHSGSMTTVHANRLEDIPDTICDMCMLDGRAMNPDRLSKRIAGYVTQVGIEMQVVDGKRRIVRIGRIRWNRGQVSVLDWAVYARGSGRWRMAAAPDPDDCRRFAEAGFTVPSAGFAVTEAETGEYRTEIPMKALQI, encoded by the coding sequence ATGAGCGGAGAGAAGAAATTCTCTCCCTCCGCCTATTCCGCGAAGCTCAAAAACGAAGACTCGAACGAAAGCTTGCCGAAACAAGCCGGCGTTCCGGTCGTCCGGATGATGATGAAAGAAGATGCAGCCGACGAGGATCAGGCTCGGAAGCCGTCCGACTTTGCCAAAGCGGCGGATGACATGAGGGCTTATCTGGCTTCGCCGCGCGGCTTGACGGAGGAAGAGCGGCGTGAATACGGCGAGAAGCTGAATCGGGCCGTTCTCGGGTATTCGGGAGAGCGCAAGGAGATTCTGGCTCTCATTACGGACAGGCTGCTGAGGCTGCGCATTCACGAGCTGCCCGGAACGGCTGGCGGGTATCCTTCCTTGGCGGAGGCGCTGTTCGCAGAAGTCATCGGGCTGGGAGCGCTGGAGCTTGTCCTTCAGGAGCGGACCGGCTTGGAAGAAATCCAGGTCGTAGGAACAAGAATTTATGTGATGCGGGAAGGCCGGGTCTCGCGGTCTCCCTGCCGTTTCCAGTCCTTGAAGGAGGTGGAGCGGATCCAGCAAAATCTTGTTCTCTACAATAACGACCGCATCAATCCCCGCAAAAGATGGGCCGAGGTCATGCTGCGGGACGGCACTCGCGTTACGATGACGGGATTCGGATTCACGTCGCAGCCGACCCTTACGCTTCGTTTCTACGCTTCAAGGGCTTTTCGCCTGGAAGAGCTGATTTCTCCCGAATGCGGCACGATGAACGCCGCCATGGCGGCCATGCTGAGAGCCGCGCTTGAGTGCCGGTACAATCTGGTCATCATCGGACCGACGGGATCCGGCAAAACCCATCTGCTCAAGGCTCTCATCGCCGAGCTGCCCGACGACGAGCGTCTCGTCACGCTGGAAAGCCGGCTGGAGATGATGCTGAGCCGCGATTTTCCAACTAAGAACGCGGTGGAATATGAAATGGACGAGGATGATCCGCTCCATCGTTCCGGACAAGCCTTCAAGCTGGCGCTCAGGCAATCTCCCGATCGGATCATCCATGCCGAGATTCGGGATGAGGATGCGAACATCTACGTCAGAGCATGCACCCGGGGGCACTCGGGCAGCATGACGACCGTTCATGCGAACCGTCTTGAAGACATACCGGATACGATCTGCGACATGTGCATGCTGGATGGCAGAGCCATGAATCCGGACCGGCTTTCCAAGCGGATCGCAGGTTATGTGACCCAGGTCGGAATCGAGATGCAAGTGGTGGACGGCAAGCGGAGAATCGTAAGAATTGGCCGGATCCGTTGGAATCGGGGACAGGTGAGCGTGCTCGACTGGGCCGTCTATGCACGCGGATCAGGCAGATGGCGGATGGCTGCTGCTCCTGATCCGGACGATTGCAGGCGCTTTGCCGAAGCGGGATTTACGGTGCCTTCTGCCGGATTTGCGGTCACCGAGGCTGAAACCGGCGAATATCGGACGGAGATTCCGATGAAGGCGCTGCAGATATGA
- a CDS encoding type II secretion system F family protein: protein MNGGILAAAASLLLGLCFFILVMAMLRHGERAYYSAVRLDYRRDRSFKARFASLLAKQERMYGHISLLLESVQSRIKPEGFLLLSFFLLAAGSTGGALLFLSLKGSLLSGAMGGLVPYVFLRSLLLHRQMQARMDFLPAMELFYQCYMITGERQIRRALQRVVEEQRLLGPMQPVFEQLYRNLSVRGDDEASLRIFASSLGHRWGDYLVEILRIALIEGNPVSENLRELVGDMRKSRRIAEQERHKLLEIRIANFTPILFLAVFMGINIRYNADNSYRYYLQDAAGRDMLLNALLLIFMSFLMGLWLSRKKM, encoded by the coding sequence ATGAACGGAGGGATTCTTGCCGCAGCGGCCTCCCTGCTACTTGGATTATGCTTCTTCATCCTTGTGATGGCGATGCTTCGTCACGGGGAAAGAGCCTATTATTCGGCTGTCAGACTCGATTACCGCCGCGACCGCAGCTTCAAGGCAAGGTTTGCTTCCTTGCTGGCCAAGCAGGAGCGAATGTACGGTCATATTTCCCTCTTGCTTGAATCGGTGCAGTCTAGAATCAAGCCCGAAGGCTTTTTGCTTCTATCCTTCTTTCTTTTGGCTGCCGGATCAACGGGCGGGGCGCTTCTGTTTTTAAGCTTGAAGGGAAGTCTGCTTTCCGGAGCCATGGGGGGGCTGGTCCCTTATGTATTCCTTAGAAGCCTGCTGCTGCATCGCCAGATGCAGGCGAGAATGGACTTCCTTCCGGCGATGGAGCTCTTTTACCAATGCTATATGATTACGGGAGAACGGCAGATCCGCAGGGCATTGCAGCGGGTTGTCGAGGAACAGCGGCTTCTTGGACCGATGCAGCCCGTTTTCGAGCAGCTGTACCGCAATCTGTCCGTCCGAGGAGATGACGAAGCCAGCCTACGGATCTTCGCTTCGTCGCTCGGTCATAGGTGGGGCGATTATCTGGTCGAAATTCTCCGAATCGCCCTCATTGAAGGCAATCCGGTATCCGAAAATCTGCGGGAGCTGGTGGGAGACATGCGCAAGTCGAGGCGGATTGCAGAACAGGAGCGCCATAAGCTTCTGGAGATCCGAATCGCGAATTTTACGCCGATCCTCTTTCTTGCCGTCTTCATGGGGATCAATATCCGGTACAACGCAGACAATTCCTACCGGTACTATCTGCAGGACGCCGCAGGCAGGGACATGCTGCTGAATGCGCTGCTGCTAATATTCATGTCTTTCTTGATGGGTCTTTGGCTCTCACGCAAAAAAATGTAA
- a CDS encoding ATPase: MLKLGDKVVIIADQYEQNLPLGEYGYIIAYDRNADNVFDYVIRIPAENRNFLVPGDDVELEEILLRLEADRVEREALIDYALATRNEELFNRIMNGDAAEEPAEEPGSKELQSRDDFIRQVNLKAWI; this comes from the coding sequence ATGCTGAAGCTCGGAGACAAGGTCGTTATCATCGCTGATCAATATGAGCAGAATCTTCCTCTCGGGGAGTATGGATATATTATTGCTTACGACCGCAATGCGGACAATGTATTTGATTATGTCATCCGCATACCAGCGGAAAACCGCAATTTTCTCGTTCCGGGAGATGACGTGGAGCTGGAGGAAATCCTGCTTCGTCTGGAGGCTGACCGCGTGGAGCGGGAGGCTCTGATCGATTATGCCTTGGCGACCCGCAACGAAGAGTTGTTCAACCGGATCATGAATGGCGACGCAGCCGAAGAGCCTGCCGAAGAGCCCGGATCCAAAGAGCTGCAGAGCCGAGACGACTTTATCCGGCAAGTCAATCTGAAGGCCTGGATTTAA
- a CDS encoding metal-dependent hydrolase, with translation MEIVFHGQSCIQITADNGKSLLVDPFISGNPLSKSNPSDIRTDYILLTHAHQDHILDAAGISKANGAPIVAIPELAAYMSWQGAETIDMNMGGTVDLGFAKATMIPAFHSSGIVLDDEQRIVYGGMPAGFVIEVDGKRILHAGDTCLFSDMALIGKRSKPDIAFIPIGGHYTMGPEDALQAAEWYGAEHVVPIHYDTFPPIRQDAGAFVESLRGLGLKGQVVEPGSKVDLSAWT, from the coding sequence ATGGAAATCGTTTTTCACGGCCAATCTTGCATTCAAATTACGGCGGATAACGGGAAATCTTTGCTGGTCGATCCATTCATAAGCGGCAATCCGCTGTCCAAGAGCAATCCGTCCGATATCCGCACGGATTACATTCTCCTTACTCATGCTCATCAGGATCATATCCTGGACGCCGCCGGCATTTCCAAGGCGAACGGAGCTCCGATCGTCGCTATTCCCGAGCTGGCTGCCTATATGTCCTGGCAAGGAGCCGAGACGATCGATATGAACATGGGAGGAACGGTCGACCTTGGGTTCGCCAAGGCGACGATGATTCCGGCCTTCCACAGCTCGGGCATCGTGCTGGATGACGAGCAGAGAATCGTATACGGAGGCATGCCGGCCGGATTTGTCATTGAGGTGGACGGCAAGCGGATTTTGCACGCCGGCGATACTTGCCTGTTCTCGGACATGGCTCTGATCGGCAAGCGCAGCAAGCCGGATATCGCCTTCATTCCAATCGGTGGTCATTACACGATGGGACCGGAGGATGCCTTGCAGGCGGCCGAATGGTATGGAGCGGAGCATGTCGTGCCGATCCACTACGATACGTTTCCGCCGATCCGTCAGGATGCCGGCGCTTTCGTCGAGAGCCTGAGAGGGCTCGGCCTGAAGGGCCAGGTCGTCGAGCCGGGCTCCAAGGTCGATCTCTCTGCGTGGACTTGA
- the gatC gene encoding Asp-tRNA(Asn)/Glu-tRNA(Gln) amidotransferase subunit GatC produces MNITIRDVEHVAGLARLEFTDSEKEQFAQQLSAILAYADKLGELDTTDVEPTSHVLPVTNVMREDRVRESVSNETALLNAPDEEDGQFKVPAVLE; encoded by the coding sequence ATGAATATAACGATTCGGGATGTGGAGCATGTGGCGGGACTGGCCCGGCTGGAGTTCACGGACTCGGAGAAGGAGCAGTTCGCCCAGCAGCTCAGCGCCATACTGGCTTATGCTGATAAGCTCGGAGAGCTGGATACGACGGATGTGGAGCCTACGAGCCATGTATTGCCGGTGACGAACGTCATGCGGGAAGATCGGGTGCGCGAATCGGTGTCCAACGAGACCGCTTTGCTGAACGCGCCGGATGAAGAGGACGGGCAGTTCAAAGTGCCTGCCGTGCTGGAATAG
- the gatA gene encoding Asp-tRNA(Asn)/Glu-tRNA(Gln) amidotransferase subunit GatA: MALFDKRLQDVHNELAAGKLSAAELTDASFKRIAETDGKIGAFLTLNEESARARAAGLDRDAGAEKGLLHALPAGIKDNIVTKGLRTTCASQFLSNYDPIYDSTAASKLRDAGAVTIGKLNMDEFAMGGSNENSSFHPVRNPWNTDYVPGGSSGGSAASVAAGQVYFALGSDTGGSIRQPASYCGVVGLKPTYGLVSRFGLVAFASSLDAIGPLTKNVEDSAYVLQAIAGHDGMDSTSANVSIPDYVSALSGDVKGLRIGVPKEYMGQGIDPKVKESVMAALKVYENLGATWEEVSLPHTEYAVATYYLLASSEASSNLARFDGVRYGVRADNPDNLIDLYRKSRSQGFGDEVKRRIMLGTYALSSGYYDAYYLKAQKVRTLIKRDFDQAFENFDLLLGPTAPTPAFRIGEQIGDPLTMYLNDIVTIPVSLAGVPAISVPCGFADGLPVGLQLIGKAFDEATVLRAAHAFEQHTDHHKARPQL, translated from the coding sequence TTGGCTTTATTTGACAAGAGACTTCAGGATGTACATAACGAGCTCGCCGCCGGCAAGCTGTCGGCTGCCGAGCTGACGGATGCTTCCTTCAAGCGCATCGCGGAGACGGACGGCAAGATAGGAGCCTTCCTGACGCTGAACGAGGAATCCGCGCGTGCCAGGGCTGCAGGGCTGGACCGCGATGCAGGAGCGGAGAAGGGGCTGCTGCACGCGCTCCCCGCAGGCATCAAGGACAACATTGTCACGAAGGGGCTTCGCACGACTTGCGCCAGCCAGTTCCTGAGCAATTACGATCCGATCTACGACTCGACCGCGGCTTCCAAGCTGCGCGATGCCGGAGCGGTTACGATCGGCAAGCTGAACATGGACGAGTTCGCAATGGGCGGATCCAATGAGAACTCCAGCTTCCACCCCGTCCGCAATCCTTGGAATACGGACTATGTCCCGGGAGGCTCCAGCGGCGGCTCGGCAGCCTCGGTCGCAGCCGGCCAAGTATATTTCGCTCTAGGGTCCGACACCGGCGGCTCCATCCGCCAGCCGGCATCCTATTGCGGCGTCGTCGGCTTGAAGCCGACCTACGGCCTCGTTTCCCGCTTCGGTCTCGTCGCCTTCGCTTCCTCGCTGGATGCGATCGGACCGCTGACCAAAAACGTCGAGGATTCCGCCTATGTGCTGCAAGCGATTGCGGGACATGACGGCATGGATTCGACCTCCGCGAACGTTTCCATTCCGGATTACGTCAGCGCTTTGTCAGGAGATGTCAAAGGGCTCCGCATCGGCGTTCCGAAGGAATATATGGGTCAAGGCATCGACCCTAAAGTCAAGGAATCCGTCATGGCCGCGCTCAAAGTGTACGAGAATCTCGGAGCGACATGGGAAGAAGTATCGCTGCCCCATACGGAGTATGCGGTCGCGACCTACTACCTGCTCGCCTCCTCCGAAGCTTCTTCCAACCTGGCCCGGTTCGACGGCGTCCGGTACGGCGTGCGCGCCGACAATCCGGACAATCTCATCGACCTGTACCGCAAGTCCCGCAGCCAAGGCTTCGGCGACGAGGTGAAACGTCGCATCATGCTCGGTACGTATGCGCTCAGCTCCGGCTACTACGACGCTTACTACCTGAAGGCGCAAAAGGTCCGCACCTTGATCAAGCGCGACTTCGACCAGGCGTTCGAGAACTTCGACCTGCTGCTCGGACCGACGGCTCCGACGCCTGCGTTCCGCATCGGCGAGCAGATCGGCGATCCGCTGACGATGTATCTCAACGACATCGTCACCATCCCGGTCAGCCTGGCCGGCGTGCCGGCCATCAGCGTGCCGTGCGGCTTCGCCGACGGTCTGCCTGTCGGCTTGCAGCTGATCGGCAAGGCGTTCGACGAAGCGACCGTGCTTCGCGCCGCCCATGCCTTCGAGCAGCATACCGACCACCACAAGGCGCGCCCGCAGCTGTAA
- the gatB gene encoding Asp-tRNA(Asn)/Glu-tRNA(Gln) amidotransferase subunit GatB: protein MTEYNSYETVIGLEVHVELHTASKIFCGCSTSFGAPPNTHTCPICLGHPGVLPVLNRQAVEYAMKAAMALNCTVADISKFDRKNYFYPDSPKAYQISQFDQPIGENGWIDIEVNGETKRIGITRLHLEEDAGKLTHVEGGFASLVDFNRVGTPLVEIVSEPDLRTPEEAKAYLEKLRAIMQYCDVSDVKMEEGSLRCDANISLRPWGQEKLGTRAELKNMNSFRGVQRGLEYEQMRQADILDGGGAVVQETRRWDDSQGKTFSMRGKEESHDYRYFPDPDLVRLLIDSEWKERVRASIPELPDARQVRYTSQYGLPAYDAGVITSSKKLADFFEESLAYTNDAKSVSNWIMGDLLAYLNQTGKEIDGAAITGQGLGEMIGLLEKGTISGKIAKTVFKEMLESGKLPQQIVEEQGLVQISDEGAIQGIVGKVVAANPQSVEDYRAGKEKAIGFLVGQVMKESRGKANPGLVNKLLTDYLNR, encoded by the coding sequence ATGACGGAATACAATTCGTACGAAACGGTGATCGGGCTTGAAGTGCATGTGGAGCTGCATACCGCCAGCAAAATTTTCTGCGGCTGCTCGACATCGTTCGGCGCGCCGCCGAATACCCATACATGCCCGATCTGCCTCGGCCATCCCGGCGTCTTGCCGGTGCTGAACCGGCAGGCGGTCGAGTACGCGATGAAGGCAGCCATGGCGCTCAACTGCACCGTTGCCGACATCAGCAAGTTCGACCGTAAAAACTATTTCTATCCCGATTCCCCGAAGGCATATCAGATTTCCCAATTCGACCAGCCGATCGGCGAGAACGGCTGGATCGACATTGAAGTGAACGGCGAGACGAAGCGGATCGGCATTACCCGCCTCCATCTGGAGGAGGACGCCGGCAAGCTGACGCACGTCGAAGGCGGCTTCGCTTCCCTCGTGGACTTCAACCGCGTCGGCACTCCGCTCGTGGAGATCGTATCCGAGCCGGATCTCCGTACCCCGGAGGAAGCGAAGGCCTATTTGGAAAAGCTGCGCGCCATCATGCAGTACTGCGATGTGTCCGACGTGAAGATGGAGGAAGGCAGCCTGCGCTGCGACGCCAACATCAGTCTGCGCCCTTGGGGACAGGAGAAGCTCGGAACCCGAGCCGAGCTCAAGAACATGAACTCCTTCCGGGGCGTGCAGCGCGGCCTCGAGTACGAGCAGATGCGGCAGGCCGATATTCTGGACGGCGGCGGCGCCGTCGTTCAGGAAACGCGCCGCTGGGACGATTCCCAGGGCAAAACCTTCTCCATGCGCGGCAAGGAAGAGTCGCATGACTACCGGTATTTCCCCGATCCCGACCTGGTTCGGCTGCTTATCGACAGCGAGTGGAAGGAGCGCGTCCGCGCTTCCATTCCCGAGCTTCCGGATGCGCGGCAGGTCCGCTACACCTCTCAGTACGGCCTGCCTGCTTACGATGCCGGCGTCATTACCTCATCCAAGAAGCTGGCTGATTTCTTTGAGGAGAGCCTGGCGTATACGAACGATGCCAAATCCGTGTCCAACTGGATCATGGGCGATCTGCTCGCTTATTTGAATCAGACGGGCAAGGAGATCGACGGCGCCGCGATCACGGGCCAAGGCTTGGGAGAAATGATCGGCCTCCTCGAGAAAGGGACGATCAGCGGCAAGATCGCCAAGACGGTATTCAAGGAAATGCTCGAGAGCGGCAAGCTTCCGCAGCAGATCGTGGAAGAGCAGGGACTTGTCCAGATCAGCGACGAAGGAGCCATTCAAGGCATTGTCGGAAAGGTCGTCGCAGCGAACCCGCAGTCGGTGGAGGACTACCGGGCGGGCAAGGAGAAAGCGATCGGTTTCCTTGTCGGCCAAGTGATGAAGGAATCCCGCGGCAAAGCGAACCCGGGACTCGTCAACAAGCTTTTGACCGACTATCTCAACCGTTGA
- a CDS encoding MgtC/SapB family protein gives MSASLAASSPWYISEWEMMLRLLMAVLLGGLVGFEREQSNHAAGLRTNILVCLGSCLLMLLSAYGFSAFINETNVRLDPARLAAQVITGIGFLGAGTILFTGKSITGLTTAATLWVVSAIGLAVGAGFLFPAVAVTVIVLIVLIVLNKVERKFSNGKKEHHLQILADETNALLQAISALLQQQGIVMRKMSLQEHGDREMEGPRVMLLLYVNFPRSCNMIKLLEEIKSLDGVHAVSAE, from the coding sequence ATGAGCGCATCCTTGGCTGCGAGCAGCCCGTGGTATATCAGCGAATGGGAGATGATGCTCCGGCTGCTGATGGCTGTTCTGCTCGGCGGGCTTGTCGGCTTCGAGCGGGAGCAGTCGAATCATGCGGCGGGACTCCGAACCAATATATTAGTTTGCCTCGGCTCCTGTCTGCTGATGCTTTTGTCGGCATATGGATTTTCAGCCTTCATCAACGAGACGAATGTCCGTCTCGACCCGGCGCGTCTGGCAGCTCAAGTCATTACGGGCATAGGTTTTCTGGGAGCGGGCACCATTTTATTTACCGGGAAATCCATTACCGGCCTTACGACGGCCGCTACTCTATGGGTCGTGTCCGCCATCGGACTTGCGGTCGGAGCCGGGTTTCTGTTCCCGGCCGTGGCCGTCACGGTGATCGTCCTGATCGTCCTCATCGTCCTTAATAAAGTCGAACGCAAATTCAGCAACGGGAAAAAAGAACATCACCTGCAGATTCTGGCTGACGAAACGAACGCCCTTCTTCAGGCGATCAGCGCCCTTCTCCAGCAGCAAGGCATCGTCATGCGCAAGATGTCGCTGCAGGAGCACGGCGACCGTGAAATGGAAGGGCCGAGGGTGATGCTGCTGCTGTATGTCAATTTTCCCCGATCCTGCAATATGATCAAATTGCTTGAAGAAATCAAATCGCTGGATGGTGTGCATGCCGTGAGTGCGGAATGA